Genomic window (Arachis hypogaea cultivar Tifrunner chromosome 13, arahy.Tifrunner.gnm2.J5K5, whole genome shotgun sequence):
gctaatgagcaagttagTGGTCATTCTGTGGTGTGGACATGACTCCAATAACCTCTtaaaccgagaccaatactcgtacaaactctcttggtctctttgcattatgcccgaaatctccttctggatgtagtcggtcttctccgatggaaagaatttatcaagaaactctcttctcaagaaatcccaattagtcacaatctcatccggtagcgaatagaaccatgtttttgcttgcgcttcaagagagaatgggaaggcaaaaaccatgatcgCTACCTCATCGGCTctatgccttcgagccgtagaacaagcaacttgaaaatccttcaaatgtcggatggggtcttgacccggcaacccatgaaacttaggaagtagatttatcaagctactcttcaactcaaagttcggatcaaggttaggataccttgcttgcaacggttgaagtatgatatccggagctccttgctcatgcaaagtgatccggcgtggctccACCAtatgtggctcacctgtaggatgcaaggatgtattagtagtgccaacagaagaatagaaaGTAacagactccaagtcactctcggtaacgtctagtgattcggtgttttcctcaagagaggccgaagtactaggtgTATAGTCTAACCGCcgcctagcttgccgagtgtgtaataaAGTCCTTTCGatctcgggatcaaaattggCCAAGCTAtagttcggttgagaccgagtcattaaacttgaaagtcatagcataaatgtaaaagaaatctaaactatggcTAAGTAATTAAAGAAGTAAACTATCtataatattcacatattcacataactaatatcaatgcatatgttgcaaccattccccggcaacggcgccaaaaatttgactgCTGTCACAGAAGCACCCAAagatgtattggtaaagattctcTTCAAGAAaaccgcgttgtaagtatagctctaccaacaacaatcctcgggggtcaaatttagaagagggatttggttgtcaaaagttcaaccccaatagaattaaccgaagtattcaaacctcgggtcgtctcacaaggaatgggcaatcatgtgcttcgacattggttagaaatccagggttgtgagttatgagcatgaaaataaatgggaatcttaacaaacaagtaatcttaaaatgcaacaattaattcaatcaactaaacaaaacataagcaCCTTAAATGAATAAACAACATCCCACTTAATCCTATTGTGACCCAAACAAGAAACTACAACTAAAGCAATTGGTCGAGAAAGTTGATTTTCAAGTATGAATAATAAAGgtaactcttggctaggctcgggaattgggatcaccatccttgtctaacaactataCCTTGATAATtataaggaaccaagctcattaagtctactctcaagtcttaagtacgtgatatctactcctagacttgaagtacgtcaaatggctctgatcacatcaacccataagtcccaacctacctactaattagattagtagtgggttggcgtcaatgagtatcaaattgaccacctagggctcccaaatcatcaaatccattagacctaatgactcaagtttacccaattcccttgacttaggccaagagtgaaaaagaactactccataatcaaagtaaacaattcatcaaacacttggtaagaactaacaaaagacatgttcacattagcaattaaattgagttctacaaatacccactaacaattatcaacatgcaatcatccaaacaatAAAGCTaagcatagaaatcatcaatgtaacatcaacaagtcaagattcacaacattcatgaaatgggtataaaatgagaattgacaagaattcataaactatcacaagatataagcaaaattgtaacaagaaattcaaattaaacaattaaagctagtaattaacaagatccaaatcacaaatcaacaagggaagataaaattaaaactagatctagagaggaacaagggtttctctctctagaataaccaaagaaccaaaaaccaactaaaaattgtgtcctagtgtaaaatgagtgatccccctttttcccctagcatccttgggtctttttccatgcagaagcagcttgaaattgggcctaatgagcctcagaaattgccaggcacgatttcctttaatgaggtcacgtgcagccttCCACgcatgcgcgccatgcgtgcgtgcgcgccggtTGCTCTTGCGATCTACGCGTGCGCAccacgtacgcgtgcgcgtcgataagaTTCTTCTGATTTGCGTGGATGCATCCATTCTCGTGTGCCGCATCCAGCCAAtcccatccacgcatgcgcgtagaGTGCGCGAGCGTGCCGATGCTGCTTTTCCAAAGatctcaattcttcatgttcctcccttttgtacatgctttctccctctcttctaagtcaaTTCTACCCTATAATtcttgaaattactcaacaaatacatcacggcatcgaatggcaatagaagaggattaaaatatggcaattttaaggcaaaataagcatgttttacaTCAtcgagcaatattgggaagtgaacacaaaaccatgcatttcttgcgaataagtgtgagaaatattgataaaatcccccaaaataagcacaagataaaccacaaaattagggtttatcatggTGCACCCCACTTGCTTCGGGATGAGATGTTTTGATCTTTCTGAGTAGATGCAGTGGTGGCCCTACTTGATCCAAGATGGTATTTGTGATTGATCATAGTCTCCCTGGGCAAACATAGTGACTCACCTCCACTGGTTCTAAGTTGCGATTTGAGATTTTTTTGACCCATCCGCGTGATGGATGATTGATTATTTATATACATTCATATGCTTTGAGCTTCGCATCGCTATGACTGTTTAGGGTTCGCTACCGGATATGTTGAGTATGACtggataaccgatagatgatatcatcgatcataggacagacatgcatcatgttcatttgtatgatttgtttgagtatgcatattttggtttgcctaattgtttttatatgtatatatgctaCATGACTTAACTGTTGTACATGTttctttaattgtgtattacttgtatgCTTTGTTTGCCTTTGCAACTGAAAGATCCCTCATGCTGGCGGAGGTGACACTGAGGGTAGTTCTACCATTGATAAGGAGGTTTAGGTGGGTAGGAGGTGAAAAGTTAGATTAGAATTAGAATCCTTTAGATAGATTACTGATAATTCTGgtttagaattaatttttaagtttaaatatgagtgtcgaagttctaggattgcctttgtcTTTCCCAGGACCTCATATAATATCTATGTGGACACCTTTACCATATtaagaacccccggttctcattccatacatgttgttgcttttcagatgtaggacgtgAGGCACCTTGCTGAGCCTGCTGGATTTGCCTTTTTGCCGAAGTGAAGACTTATCTTGTGGGCCTTTTATATTATGTACTTAGTTATATATGTTTTTTCTCCgcttttattttaaaacatgttttgtccctcttagaggttaacTTTGGAGAACTAGGAATTGTATTTTGTCTTTTGGTTATGgttgggttatatatatatatactctagcTGGCCTCTACTTCGtaggtcgagtctggagcttgctatttgtatctttggcactctatatCATATGTATCTTATGCTCCCATGCGCAGTTATCCGTTTCTATTATGCCTAACGCTTTCCGAGTGTGACATATTTGTCTAGTTTGGGTTTTTGCTTAACTTTTTCCTTCATGGCTCCTAGTTAAACTATTCTTCAcatatatttatgtatttattttgtttattttgtttttttagagGTTGTAGCGcctcaccacctttgatttaTGACCTAGACGTAAAGCACCGTGTGGTAGGGTGATACATCCTTGTTCTCGGGACAACCTCTCGTAGGAAACCCGAGTTAGGTACGATACACCAGCACCAAAATTCCAGTACGTAGTGAAACGGTGCTCCCCTTCAAAGGTTAGCCAGAAAGGATGATGCCTTTTAGTAGGCTGAACCTTGAAATATTTCCTTTTCAAACCATGAAATGAATCTTTAAATAAACCAAAGATCCGGCGGTTTGGTTGAGCTTGGAAAGACACAAAACCCTTTTTGTGCCTCCCCTCCTTGGTCGGAAGGGTGCATAGGAAGAAATACAAAAGGACCTCTACACAAGTTGGGAGCTCCAAATAGTCACAAACTAGCTCAAAAGTTCGGATGGCTACCCAACTATTAGGGTGCAGTTGAGACGGCGCCACCGAGCACTGATTCAACAAAGCCTGGACAAACTCGAAAAATGGAAGTCGCATCCCCAGCCTCATGAACATGGATTTGTAAATCCACATCCATTCAGGTACACGAGGGAAGTCAGAGTTTATATAACAAACCCTCTCATCTACCCCGGGAAGCACGAGCTTGTATTGtataacgacccaactcccagtatgccatggtcatacaagaagctaagtgttactaacttatccttcctaattattatttattatttaatatatgagcctgttccttgttagagcgatgccaattttacgagtaactctttttttttgttgtggatgttcaggtaaaataaacaagcatacattgagagtaatagaaaagcggtataaagaaacatagaaatacagctgataatatacatcatgtacactataacaaaacatgtagcgtttacacaagatcaagtcagtttacatcctcgtcatcctacgtagctaatatatacacgacactcccagggcctggcctatacaaaaagccgctaaactggcgCCCAGACTAGCCTAACCACtgtatagctcctagctctcgggtgtactaacacaagtgagagactaactaatagataatgtcagactagagtgttatcaaaagaatgccccttccgCAGTGAAACTATATCTAGACGTGGCCGTTTGGAAAATCAccgtgaggctcgtccatctcctcatcctattctatctctatctcaggatcctcctcctcctcatcatccgcaGTTACAACTATatcctcagatccaccagaagcactgctgtcactatgtacaaaaccattcgcgagcacaggtctGTTCGCTATATAGGGGCTACCCCACCGTCTGGTAGTGCCGactcatcaggctgtggaaagtcagggatcggctcaggggaaaaatcccactctggtggtatcacacatacgtagtcaccagctaactcaggctcatcaggaatgataggctcaggtaccacctcattcaaaggttgagctggtataggatGTCCGGAaccatcaggaaaaggatgtccaggtgcgttagggtgtaaccaggataagggaaagtcgtaaggagctaGGAAGCACCGATACGACACGCGATacggacacgacacgacacggatACGCCGACacgttctttttataaaaaaattagatacgACACGTTTAGGATacgttgtgaattaaaatttaaataatatattaaattaataaaatatcatattataaatataagaggaaatataattgcataaaaaagtctaaaaattatgtaattattaaaaaaataaaaaattttaatctactCTTGCCATCTCGCTAACAAGAAATGTATCAATTTCTTCTCCTCCAAGTCCATCATCCGTAAATACCACAGCTTCTATGTTTGGTTCATCTAAAGATAAATACGAAACCTCACTCAGATCTGGACTGTTGTCATCAACTCTGACGTCCCACGTGCTGGTATCTCCTTTTTTATAATCTTCACTCATTCTAGATAAAAGTCGGAGATTAGTATGAACATATACCAAATCTTCAGCTCTAGAAGGATTCAATTTGTTTCTCCTCttagaatgaatgaatgaatatgtgCTCCAATTTCTTTCAGAGCATGATGAAGAACTAGGTTGAACAAGAAGTTTTAATGCAATCATTTGAAGAAGAGGGGCAGAAGATCCATAATTAGACCACCAGGATTGTGGGTCTAACTCCCATCTATCTGCAATTGAGTCAAAACTAGAAAATACTCCACCAAACGTAGAGAATTTAGAGAACTCAAGAGCAACCTTCTTCCTATCCTCAATATCAGGAAAGTATCTTCTTAGACACTTGTTTCTCTCCATAGAAATTTCTTCATCTTGATGAGGAGCAACTCtatttggagcttcttgaagcCATTGTGGACTATAAtacctaaacaaaagaaaataaatatataacaaaataaaataaatatattgtataaaacattaaaacataataattacaaatatataataacaaaatttaaataattattttaataaatataaactcaCCTTGGATTCAAAGAATGAGCCATGCAATGAAGTGGAGTGCTACTCTTTGTCCATCTGTCAATTAATATAGAATAAACCACTTCATAAAAAGAAGAATGTTCATCTTGTCTATTACCTTCATGCCTATAGATAATTTCTTTTACCTTCACTATCATAGTATCCCACATATCATATACTAAGTGAAGAGTTGGAGAGTCTGTATCACAAATTCGAAGAACTTCATATATTGGATTTGTGAAATTGATTATATAATCAATTTTATCCCACCACAAATCATCTAATATGAAACCTTTCACAGTTGCAGCCTTTTTCTGATCATCATGCCTATAAGTATTCCATTCTTGACTGATTACCATTTCCTGCAAAGCTTGCTTGATGAGTTTGAACCTTTTCAACATTACAATTGTTGATGCAAACCTTGTCTCAGCAATAGAAAGAAGCTTTAATGGAACAAATACATTAAAGATTGCCAATCTCATTGAGTGGTTCAtgataaaaatttttatgaaaacggCATCATCACGTACCTCGGTGATCCAGTGACATTCAACATAGGTAACTTCATTCTTTTCTGTGTTCTTTGCAGCACATATATTCTTCAAGGCCAAGTTTAATGTATGCACCACACATGGAGTCCAAAAAATATTATCATAATCCTGTTCAATAAGTAACCCAGCAGCTTTGCATACCGAAGCATTATCAGTTATAATTTGAACCACATTTTGAACTCCAACCTCTTTGATTGCTTCCTTGAATAAGCGAGCCATATAGAATCGATCTTTATTTCGTTCTAGACTTCCATCAACAGCTTTTAAGAAAATAGGACCTCCCTCACTTATGGCCATAAAATTAACCAAAGGTCTTCTTTGTGTATCCGTCCACCCGTCAGCAACAATTGTAACCCCTTTTGAGCTCCATAAACTTTTTATTGGTTGAAGCATTCTTTCAAcattttccttctctttttgtAACAATGTTGTTCTTAAAGCATTGTATCCAGGAGGTATATAGCCAGATATTGCATGACTTGCAGCAAAAGTGTAGGAACTCATATAGTAAGGATTTCTTGCAAAATGAAATGGCAGGCCAGAAGAATAAAACATCCGAGCAATAAGCTCAGTAAGTTGAGCTCTTTCTTCATTATTAAAAGCTTTTTCCAAAGGAccaacttttcttttttttcccgtTAAGTCAAAGGTAGTGCTACTAGCACTTGGGATAGGAGTAACTTGCCTATTTTCAGAAGGCAAAGGGACATGAGGCCGTTCATATGCTTTTGTAGATTCTTCATCAATCTTCTTCAATTCTATAAGGTAATTTGCATTCACCTTCTTACATGCACTAATTTCAATTCCTGCTATCTTTAATAAATGTGCTTTAACTCTTGAATATGATCCTATAAATACTCTATCACAAAAATTGCACTGCCAATTTTTGTTTCCACCACCAACACTTGTATTCTTAGTTAAAATTTTGACATACATCCAAAGAGGGAGTTTTGGCACATGATTCTCAATAATTACGTACTTATTTGGAATAACAGAATTAGAAGGAATACTTGACTCTGAATCTGGAGAAGACATTAttctgataaaaaaaattatatttataaatataattagtattattttatttatcaatttaacaaaatataatatttaatattatctatgtataatacagtaataattttataaaacctGCCACACGTTGAAACAATCACTATTACATATGTATAACTATGAAacaatcacaaattcacaatactatataataatatattattcatACAGCAACGTGACTAACTGACTATTAGTCAATGAAAGAGAGAAACATTGAATTATTATACGTATCGGGAGTCGAGACACACCAATTTCATTGAACATTGATATACAACATTGACAACAATTTTATTGatatactaaaataataaaataaattaagcaATAGAAGAGAGAAAGTAAGCCACGCACCAGTGCCAGTGACCTCCACAATGTAGTTCTTTGGTTCGTCTTCAACCTCGGtgtcttctatttttttcttcttcaatatAACGCAGAAACTAAAAACGGCTAAGTTAACGAGTAAGTAAGCACCAAAAATAAACGGTAAGTAAATTTagattttgatttattaattattttttttttaaattttgatttgttttgattttaaaataaaaaaaattagttaattggGCCATAAAACCACAAAATCGGATCGGACTCGTTCGGATTCGTGTCGGATTCGTTCGGATTCTTGACAGCTTCACCAAAATTCTGCACCGCAAAAAGACACGCCACCGATACTCTCGTTTGAAGTATCCGTCGAGTATCGGTGTCGGATTCGTGTCCGACACGGATACGCTGGCACCATAGGAGAATCCGTGCTTCCTAGGTAAGGAGCAtcagggtcaaaatgcgggctagacagaggatgttgaaaagctcgattaggtaacgcatatcgtctaatacgaggctccaatcccatgatgaagtaactgtgatgtaccagatcctcgtagacgtaagggtcctcgaactcatagaagatcacgcccgtctccatctgagggggaggaagggagagaaggggtaagaactggggagttcttagtagggttggggttgttagttacgttcatttattcgtTTTCGATTAGCAGATGGATAATAGAATACAGTAATGTAGTAAACAGAGgctaaaaatagataaaaaaaacaaCGAACAGAACACaagcagaagaatacaagaagatAACGCATAGACATAGCACTCgaacaaacaaacataaagaaatagatcacacacaagaaagaatgcaacagagaatgatgcacagacaagaatgatgcatgtctagccctagtacaggccatgagctcatatgTCGGTTGGCTGCctgcaatcccgacatttatccggtcacgagtaatcccgatttcccggatacaattttccgttcctaaataaatgcgcatataataatagccgctcatttgagacagcctctgcttact
Coding sequences:
- the LOC112734965 gene encoding uncharacterized protein, which codes for MSSPDSESSIPSNSVIPNKYVIIENHVPKLPLWMYVKILTKNTSVGGGNKNWQCNFCDRVFIGSYSRVKAHLLKIAGIEISACKKVNANYLIELKKIDEESTKAYERPHVPLPSENRQVTPIPSASSTTFDLTGKKRKVGPLEKAFNNEERAQLTELIARMFYSSGLPFHFARNPYYMSSYTFAASHAISGYIPPGYNALRTTLLQKEKENVERMLQPIKSLWSSKGVTIVADGWTDTQRRPLVNFMAISEGGPIFLKAVDGSLERNKDRFYMARLFKEAIKEVGVQNVVQIITDNASVCKAAGLLIEQDYDNIFWTPCVVHTLNLALKNICAAKNTEKNEVTYVECHWITEVRDDAVFIKIFIMNHSMRLAIFNVFVPLKLLSIAETRFASTIVMLKRFKLIKQALQEMVISQEWNTYRHDDQKKAATVKGFILDDLWWDKIDYIINFTNPIYEVLRICDTDSPTLHLVYDMWDTMIVKVKEIIYRHEGNRQDEHSSFYEVVYSILIDRWTKSSTPLHCMAHSLNPRYYSPQWLQEAPNRVAPHQDEEISMERNKCLRRYFPDIEDRKKVALEFSKFSTFGGVFSSFDSIADRWELDPQSWWSNYGSSAPLLQMIALKLLVQPSSSSCSERNWSTYSFIHSKRRNKLNPSRAEDLVYVHTNLRLLSRMSEDYKKGDTSTWDVRVDDNSPDLSEVSYLSLDEPNIEAVVFTDDGLGGEEIDTFLVSEMARVD